acataataaaggccatgtatgaaaaAAACCAcagcaacatcattctcaatagtgaaaacctgaaagcacttcctctaagatcaggaaaaaaacaaggatgtccactctcgccactattattcagcatagtttggaagtcctaaccactgcaatcagagaagaaaaagaaataaaaggaatacaaattggaaaagaagaagtaaaactgtcactgcagatgacatgataatatacatagagaatcctaaagatgccaccagaaaactactagagctaatcaatgaatttggtaaagttgcaggatacaaaattaatgcacagaaatctcttgcattcctatacactaacaacaaaagatcagaaagcgaaattaaggaaacaatcccatttaccattgcaacaaaaagaataaaatacctaggaataaacctacctaaggaggtaaaagacctgtactcagaaaactataagacactgatgaaagaaatcaaagatgacacaaacagatggagagatataccatgttcttggattggaagaatcaatattgtgaaaatgactactacccaaagcaatctacagattcaatgcaatccctatcaaattaccagtgtcattttttacagaactagaacgaaaaatcttaaaatttgtgtagagacacaaaagaccccgaatagccaaagcagacttgaaggaaaaaaaaggagctggaggaatcagactccctgacttcagactatactacaaagctacagtaatcaagacaatatggtactggcacaaaaagagaaatacagatcagtggaacaggacagaaagcccagagataaacccatgcacctatggtcaactaatctatgacaaaggaggcaagaatatataatggagaaaagatagtctcttcaataagtggtgctgggagcactggacagctacatgtaaaagaatgaaattagaacactccctaataccatacacaaaaataaactcaaaacggattaaagacttaaatgtaagaccagacactataaaactcttagaggaaaacataggaagaacactctttgccgtaaatcacagcaaggtctttttttgACGCAACtccttgagtaatggaaataaaaacaaaaataaacaaatgggacctaatgaaacttaaaagcatttgcccagcaaaggaaactacagacaagacacaaagacaaccctcagaatgggagaaaatatttgcaaatggagcaacaaaggattaatctccaaaatatataaacagctcatgcagctcaatatttaaaaaaacaaacaacccaatcaaataatgggcagaagacctaaatagacatttctcctaagaagacatacagatggccaagaggcacatgaaaagctgctcaatatcactaattattagagaaatgcaaatcaaaagtacaatgaggtatcacctcacacgggttagaatgggcatcatcagaaaatctgcaaacaacaaatgctggagagagtgtggagaaaagggaaccctcctacgctgttggtgggaatgtaaattgatacagccactatggagaacagtatggaggttccttaaaaaaactaaaaatagaattaccctaggacccagcaatcccactactgggcatatatgcagagaaaaccataattcaaaaagacacatgcaccccaatgttcatggcagcattatttacaatagccaggtcatggaagcaacctaaatgcccatcgacagacgaatggataaagaaaatgtggtacatatatacaatggaatattactcagccataaaaaggaacgaagttgggtcatttgtagagacgtggatggacctagagactgccatacagagtgaagtaagtcagaaagagaaaaacaaatatcgtatattaacgcatatatgtggaacctagaaaaatggtacagatgaaccggtttgcagggcagaaatagagacacagatgtagagaacaaacatatggacaccaaggggggaaagtggcggggaggcgtggtggtgggatgaattgggagttcgggattgacatatatacactaatatgtataaaataaataactaataagaacctgctgtataaaaaaataaataaaataaaagttttaagaaatgGATAGGGGTCAAACTCtatccaagttaaaaaaaaaagaatacagaaactaACGATTGTCATCagcaagagaagtaacaatagcaaagataataaatcagGTTTAAAGACTCCCAGTTGTTTCCatggtaaagattagcctgaagtGCGCAATCATCAGATCAACTGGAACCTCAGGGATGATGACCCTTGTGACTTCAATCAATTAAAGCTTGGTCTCTCAACCGCCCAaacccttcatgaatatgcatgcacctttagcttaaaacttccccaaattTGCTGTGCGGGGAGACTCCGCTTTGGGGAAAATCTCCaatgttctccttacttgctgctggcaataataaatccttccctctcctgacctttggcttggttgtgtcctTTGACACTCACCCCCACCTCGGAGCATTGCTAATGAACACCCACCATCACCCACAGGACAAACAGACCGTGCTCACAGCCATGCAAAGATCAGAACACCAGCAGTTGCATCTCTGGGGCACCTGGACCTCCGGACAGTCTGGCCATCAGGCATGGGGTCCTCACGCATCCCAGTAAAACCGCAGTCCCCGTGCAGCCCGCACCGCAGgcgcccccgccccctgcccggcTCCCTGGGGCGCCCCCGACACGGCCCTCACCGAAGCAAGTCCGGACAGAAGAGGTGGCGGTACTCCGGGAGACAGTCGTCCTCGCTGACGTCAGGCGGTGGCTGGGCCATGGCGCTCGGTGCGGGCCTGGGAGGCTAGAACAGCAGGGGCCCGCCGGGAACAGGACTCCGACCTCGTCCTCCGGCGACAGGTGGCGCTGTGCCCGCGGCCTCCTCTCTGGCTGGCCTGGGACGAGGAGGCCCGGCCCACCCGGCGCTCGCCCCTCTCGGGACGCTCCACCTCCGCGTGCTCTCGCTCCTCCCAGGAAGCCCCGCCTCCGCGTCCCCTCGCTCCTCCCAGGACGCTCCAACCACCCCGGCCCTCCCTCTTCCCAGGACTACCGGGTCCTTCCCGGCCCTCCCCCCGCTTCTCCCAGGACGTCCGGCCGCATGGCCGCGCGGCCTGCTGGGACTGGAAGTCACTCTGGGCGCCAAGGTGTGCGCAGGCGCAGTGCGGCGGGCAGGTTCTCGCGGCGGAGGCGCGGTGAACGCGGATGGGAGCTGTCCGCTTTCCCGACTGCTTTTCACAAGGCTGGGCGTCAGTGCCGGGGTCGGAGCCGGCCGGACAAAGGGGACACTCGGTTCCTGGGCTAAGGTGGAGCTCGCGGGCCGGCCCAGGGCCCCTCGGCTTCCCTCACCGCCCTGGGCCCTGCTGTGCATTTAAAACACCTGGTCGGACTCGCCCAGCATTTAAAGTTCCTCGCCTCCTGGACGCTTCCCTTTCCTGTTGCAAAAGTGTGACgtagaagagggaaggagagtagAGCCCAGAAAAGCCATGGGAAACAAGGAAGGCCCTTCTCTCGAATGGCCAGTCCCAGGGTTGGCTCCCAACACGACCCTCTCGCGGCCAGTAAAGTCAGTACACTTCATCCGTGCCCTCATGTGTAGGCACAGAGAGCAACCAAAGCCGGGAATCCGGGACCAGCGCTTCCGTCGGCAAGACGTCAAATTTGAGTGAGGACCAAGTCGGCCTCAGCAGGTGTAATGATGTGTGGTGTCCAGTACCTGTGACAAGTGACCGGGGACACACCTGAGGACCAGGCGTAAGTGTGTAGTGTCAGTGTGGTCACCAGCCTTTCTGCCCTGGGGGCGGCTTCAGTTCCCTGCCTACCCCTTCCTGCAACCCTCCAGTCCTGCCTAGGGCTCCTCCTTCAGGGAGAGCACTAGCTCAGGGGCTCAGCTTGGATTCCCCAGATTTCAGGCTGGAGATCTCTGGACCTCTGCCTGTCTCATACATTCAACAAAGTTATTGATTCCCTCCTGGTGTGTGAGAGATGGTAAGCTTCATTTCTACTTTCAGGCTGCTTACAACTTTGCATAAAGGCCTCATCCTTACCTCAGAGATGGCAGAGGCTGTAATGAGCACTCCACCCCCACGCACAGCACAGTGAATTTTAATGTCCCCACTCTGGGGGAAGGGAGGTCACACTACCAGCTTTTGGAGGCACCCCAAAGCTTGTCTGGCACTTTGGTACAGAAAGGATTTTGTCCAATCTCTTGCTTGCTTCGGATAATACTAAAAGGCACATAAAGTTGGTGGCTCAACCcctctgggctggggtggggcagcaGGTGGACAGGCGGGTGGGTCTGGGACAGATGGGCAGAGCATGGGTGTGGGCTCAAGGTCTTGTCGACAGAGGTAGTTGGTCCTGGGTGGATGCTGGGGTGACCGAGGGCACCCTGAGTGCTCAGGCTGGATAGATGCTGCTGTGGTGGCCTTCGTCTGCCCAGTCCACCAGCTCACTGCTCTGGAACCACAGCTGGATCTCCCTCTGGGCCCCCTCCACGGAGTCGCTGGCGTGGATGACATTCCTGTGCCAGGTGGCAGAGGTAGGACACAGGCTTCAGTGTGCACCTTGGGGGTCCCAGGGACAGTCTGCTGCGTGCACCTTGGGGGTCCCAGGGACAGTCTGCTGATCCCCTACTGTCGAGGGGAGCAAGCGGGGTGATTGTACAGAGGTGAAAGGAAGAACAGGGGAGCTGCAAAACTGGATTACAGCCTGATCTCAGCTTCTTACCCACAACCTCATCTGTCCCATGCTAACCCCCGGGGTGTCTGGCGATAAAGTGAGGTGACAGACAACGATGGCAGAGCACATATAAAACACCCACGGAATGCTTTATCTTCTCCTGTGTGCatgaaagagtttttaaaaaaactgcactAGCAAACGTTAGGTGTGATGTGCCATCAGTAAAAGTCTCCTCTGGCTTTACTTTCCCCTGAGCAAGAAGCCCAGGTCTGGTGGATCTGCCTTAGCAGCAAGCCGCCACCCCAAGCCCCTAGTGAGCTGGCCCTCAGCTCCAAGTGGCCGAGTGTGTTAGGGCCCCCATACCTGCTGATGTGGATGCTGAAGTCTCCCCGGATGGTGCCAGGGGCAGCCTCAGCCGAGTTGGTGTGTCCTATCATAGCCCTCGAGGTGCAAACCACATTGGGGCCTTCCCAGACCTGCAGCACAGAGAtaaaggaggtggggagaggtgggtaTCACCAAGGGCTCAGTCCAGGaccctccacccctcccaccacccctgccccgctGTACCATGGCCACCACCGGGCCGGAGCTCATGTAGCTGATGAGGGCTGGATAGAAGGGCTTCCTCTGCAGGTCGTGGTAGTGCTCGGCAAGGATGCTCTCTGGTGCCTGGTGCATTGGGGGAAGGAGGTGAGAGGAGGCCCTGGAGAGGGAGCCCCACCAGGCACTGGGACAGTGACATGGTGTACTGATCACAGGGCCCTTTGCAGACGACACCTACATGGGGCAGCACTCCAGCCACAAAAGCACAAGGCAgacacctccccacccctccccttctaCTGCCAACACCAGGATGTCTTCCTGACGCAGGGCTGAGATGTGAGAAGCCCCCCATCCCAGTCCCCTCAGGGACACCCATAGGCCAAGAGCCCTGGTACCTGCAGCATCTTCATCCCCACCAGCTTGAAGCCTCTCCTCTCAAAGCGCTGGATCACATCCCCAACGAGCCTCCGCTGCACCCCGTCTGGCTTCACCGCAACCAGGGTCCGCTCCAGGGTCCAGGAGGGTCCTCCTTTAGAAGAGGGGGGTTCGGGGCTGCCGAGGCCTCACCCTTTCATGTCTCCCGGACCTGGGTTCCCCTGCCAGGACCCAGGGGTCACCTGGACTTCAGAGCGTCTGCCTCAGGCAGAGCAGCTCTGGAGGGGAGAAGTGTGGTGTCCACAGCCAGGACTGTCTAGCATGGTGCTACCCCTTGGGACAAGCAGCACAGGGGGTCCCTGGGGACTTCAGCCTGTCAGAGGGGCCATGGGCCCTCCCAGGCAGTGGCAGAAGCTGCCCATGATAGAGCTGATGTCCCCTGAAAAGGCATCTATCTTAGACAGCCTGGAGGCCTAGGGAGGCACAGTCCAGCTCAGAGGCCACCCGGAGGCCCAAAGATGCCACACTGGAAAGAAAGTACAAGTCTTGGCCTGATTTTCACTCTTGTCCTTTGTGGCGCTAGCACAATGTCTGAACCCCCAACCTGCCACATCAGGAAGGAACTACCACCCATCTTCTGGGTCTCAGGTGAAGGAATGGCAGGGGACCAGGGAGACAGAAGTGCACTTTCCCCACCGGCTGGGCCACAGACAGCGGGACAAAGGGACCTGGGGATTGAGGAGAAAGGTGGAGGGGTTCCTGTCTGCAGGTGGGGAGAGTTGAGAGGGCTCCTCCCCTCACACCTTCGTTGGCCAGGCTGCTGTGGGGTTCCAGGGTGGGATTCTTCCAGACCTAAAGTCAACACTGCCACAGTCTTCCCCCTCCTGGGGAGACACTGCCCGGAAGACCCCCCAGCATCGTCACCCTCCTACAGCCCCAGGCCACTTCCAGAGTTATGCTGACCCTCAGCATTGGGTCCAGGGTCAAGTGTACTTTTGAGAGGAGCCCAGACGCTGGATGTCTAGCTAATTCCTgcaaagagggaggagaaaactGGAGGAGCGATGAGACATAGGGTCCAGGAGGGCCAGTGTCCCTGGAGGCATCTGCAGCTGCCTTCCCATCCCCAGGAGGAAAATAAACCAAAGTTGTGCAGGGCCTGGAGAGCAGACAGTGGGTTCCCACCACATCCCTTCAATGAACCGCGCTGGAGGAAGTCCCCCCATCCTTATTCCGTCCCCCAAGCCCAGTGCCTGGGGGCCCTGCTGCCAGCTGGCTTGTGCCTCAGCCGGTGGCAGTTCACTCTTGCCAGCATTTGGAACGCCAGGACATCTGCTGCTCAGGAAGAGCCTGAGGGTCAGCAGCTAGGGCAGAGGTCCCTGTGGATACCAGCGGGCAGGGATAGGCCAGAGGGAAAAACGCCCCAGGACGGCAGTGTTCATCTGATGAGAATGACCCCTCTCAGGAGCCCCGAGTACGCCGCAAAGTGTGGCCACCAGGCTTCTGGCTTCCTCCTGCCCTGGAACCCTGGGGACCCCCTGCCCTGAGCACGGTGAGGAGGTGAGCGGGGGCGTGGGGGGCTGGGTGGGAGTGAGcggtggtgggggggggtgcGTGCAGGGCCCCAGCCCGGCGAGAACCCGACGGTCGCGCAGCTCCAGCCGGCCAGTCCCGAGGCCTCAAGCCCCCTGCGCCAGGACCCGCACGTGCGCCAGCAGAGGCCTGCGGCGCCTCAGCCCGCCCCACCTCGCGCATGGCCGCCGGGTGGGCGGACTCACCAGAGCTGGAGCGCGCAAGCAGGCTGGCGACCGGGGCCCGCGTGCGGCACATCAGCCCCCGCAGCGCCGCGCGCCCGGAGAGACCGCGCATGACTCCCTGCCCGCGAGTGCTGTCTGAGAGCGCAAGAGAGAGACCCGGGGatagagggggaggggcagagggaagtgggagggaggagggtggagggagaaaaggaacctGGGGAAGGGTTGGAGGGATAGAGGGAAgcgggaggagggaaggggagggaggtggaggggcagagggagaaaaggaacccGGGGAACGGGCAGCGGGAGaaaggtaggagggagggaggggaagggggagaggaggaggggtggagggagggagagcggcGCAAGGCCCCCATGGCCTCTACCCTCGCGGCCCCACACCGACCCTGATTCACTCAGGCGGCCTAAGGAAGTATTTAATGTCAATTTCtgttaaaatcagaagaaaaaaacaacaatgatGATGAACACAGCATGGATTGTATTCGTCTTTATACGAACACAGTCCTTAAGTATCAGTTTGAGTTCATGCAAGTCCTCCTGCGTCTGTCTTGGGCTGCACCCCGCCCTAGCAGGAGGACCTGcttctggggggcggggggtgtccTCCCACCTGAGTCTCCCTCGGAAATTACACCCTGCATCAGGGGAGGGTGGACCTGGATGGTCAGGCAAGGTCAGGCAGGACATCTCTGCATTTGGATGGGGAAAATCCCACCTTTATTCTCAAGTGGACATGTAACTGCATTCCTCTAACTGAAGGAATTTAGCTTCCACTGAAACCCTTACGGTGCCTGTGACTTTATCGCAAGCAGAAATCACAGATATTCTCATTTACTATATTGTTCCAGTTGAGAAGATGGCGCAGTACTGTTTGAAATATGAGATCAGCTGCAAGATCTTATGTAATgagttttcgttttctttttgttttaattttatttatttatttttggctgtgttgggtcttcgttgctgtgcgcgggctttctctagatgcgatgagcgggggctactcttcgttggggtgcacaggcttctgaatgtgttggcttctcttgttgcggagcccaggctctagacgcgcgggtttcagtagttgtggagcacgggctaagttgctccgtggcatgtgggatcttcccggaccagggctcaaacccatgccccctgcattggcaggcggattcttttctttttttttctttttttttatttattttatttttggctgcgttggatgttgctacacgcgggctttctctagttgcgggaagtgggggctagtcttcattacaatgtgtgggcttctcattgcggtgacttctcttgttgcggagcccgggcgggctctaggcgcgcggccttcaatagttgtagcacacaggcttcagtagttgtggctcacaggctctagagtgcaggctcactagttgtggcgcacgggctttgtttctccgtggcatgtagaatcctcccagaccagggctcgaacccatgtccccagcattggcaggtggattcttaaccactgcgccaccagggaagccctgtaatgagTTTTTCAAAAAGCATATATACTTCTTTATGCTGTTGtggatggaattgttttcttaatttcattttcagttgttcattacaagcatataaaaatacaattgagtTTTGTATATGGATCTTGTATCCGGAGACTTTGgtgaactcatttattaattctaatagttttttagtggattcctCAGGATTTTGTACATACAAGGTTATGTCATACAGGAATAGAGATAGTTTGActttttccttcccaatctggatgtctttttttttttcattttattaatcaaTTGCTTGGCTAGAATCTTCAGTACAATGTTAAATACAAGTGACCTTCTTTTTCCACTGTCTTAAGATGGGAGATTAGattattgttttgaaatatttttttctttcttagtatagacatttacagctataaatttccctctaaacacTGCACTAACCATATTCCATAAGTTTTgatgtgtcttcattttctttcatctcaaagtattttctgatttcccttttgatttcgtATACTCTAAAAACTACAAatcattgttgaaagaaattacagaaaatctaaataaatgacaaaacatcccacattcatggattggaagacttaacatGTTAATATGTCAATGCTCctcaaactgatctacagattcaactcaatccctgtcaaaatcctGACTTCTTTGTAAAAATTGGTAAGTTGATTCTCAAATTCAGTGGGTTTGCAAGAGACCCGGAATAACCAGAAActcctgaaaaagaacaaagcaggagagctcacacttcctgatttcaaacttatcacaaaacaataaaaatcaagtCAGTGTGGTACCAGcacaaggatagacatatagaccaatggaatagaattgagagtccagaaataaaaccataccTCTGTAGTCAACTGATTTTGGTGAGGAAGCCAAGATCATTCAATGAGAGacagaatagtcttttcaacaagtggtgttgcagtagccaagacatggaaacaacctaaatgtccatcaacagataaataagtaaagaagatgtgatacacatatacaatggaatataactcagccataaaaaagaatgaaataaaaaaaaaagaatgaaataatgccatttacagcaacatggatggacctagtgattatcatattaagtgaagtaagtcagaaagagaaagacaaataccatatgatatcacttatatgtgggatctaaaatatgacacaaattaacTTAGCTACGGGACTTCTCTGgtagtcctgtggttaggactctgtgctcccaattcagggggctcaggttcgatccctggtcagggaatcagatcccgcatgccacaactaagacccagtgcagccaaataaataatttttttttaaaaaaagacatgcaccacaatgttcattgcagcactatttacaatagccaggacatggaaccaacctaaatgtccattgacagttgaatgaataaagaagatgtggcacatatatacaatggaatattacttagccataaaaaggaatgaaacagttatttgtagtgaggtggatggacctagagcctgtcatacagagtaaagtaaatcagaaagagaaaaacaagtaccgtatgctaacgcatatatatggaatctaaaaaaaaaaaaaaaaaaaggtactgatgaacctagttgcagggcaggaataaagaggtagacatggagaatggacttgatgacgtgaggtgggagggcaaagctggggcgaagtgagagtagcattggcgtatatacactaccaaatgtgaaacagttggctggtgggaagcagcagcatagcacagggagactggcttggtgctttgtgatgacctagaggggtgggatagggagggtgggagggaggctcaagagggagaggatgtgggcacatgtgtatgcatatggctgatttgctttgttgtgcaacagaaactaacacggtattgtcaagcaattatactccaataaaaatgtattaaaaaaagtatcatttaaaaaaattaacttatctatgaaacagaagcagactcactgaacagacttgtggttgccaagtgggaggagggtggagaagggatggattggaagtttgggattagtacATGCGAACTATTATGTATgcaatgcataaacaacaagatcttattgcatagcacaggaaactatattcaatatcctgtgatcataatggaaaagaatatgagaaagaatatataactgaatcacttttttttttacatctttattggagtataattgctttacaatataactgaatcactttgattcagcactgaaaagatgctcaacatcattagtcatcagggaaatgcaaatcaaaaccctgAGAGACAACTTTATACCCGCTATCATGGCTAGAACCAAAAGGTCAGATAATAAcctgtgttggtgaggatgtggaaaaattggaaccctcctacattactgatggaaatgtaaaataatgcagccactttgggaaaTAGTCTGGcaatttctcaaatgattaaaaATCGAATCATATGactcagaaattctacttctaggtatatacccaaaagaaatggaaGTACATGTCCACAAAAACTGGTACACAaattttcacagcagcattatttatagtagccaaagggtggaaataacccaaatgttcatcagttgatgaatagataaacaaaatgtggtcagTCCATGCAGTGGAATAGTATTCGgccataaaaggaaggaaatactaaCACATGCTGTAACCTGAATGAACTGTTTTTTCCCCTAACCACTCGACCGCAAGGGAATTCCCTTGAAggaaccttggaaacattatgctgagtgaaagaattcagtcacaaaaggccacatattgtatgattccattcatgtgAAAGTACAGAATAGGGAAgtatacagagacagaaagtagtattagtggttgcttagggctgggggtggggagtggtggagGAATGGGAGAGTGATAGCTAAACGGTATGgagcttcttttttcttaatatttattttattttattttgggctgcttcaggtcttagttgcggcacacaggatcttctttgcggcatgcgggccctctagttgaggcatgagggcttagttgccctgcagcatgtgggatcttagttcctcgaccagggattgaacccgcatcccctgcattggaaggtggattcttaaccactggaccaccagggaagtccctggagcttCTTTTTaggagatgaaaatgttctaaaattgactgtggtgatggttacacataTGTGTGAGTACacca
This portion of the Pseudorca crassidens isolate mPseCra1 chromosome 15, mPseCra1.hap1, whole genome shotgun sequence genome encodes:
- the NME4 gene encoding nucleoside diphosphate kinase, mitochondrial isoform X2, which produces MRGLSGRAALRGLMCRTRAPVASLLARSSSGGPSWTLERTLVAVKPDGVQRRLVGDVIQRFERRGFKLVGMKMLQAPESILAEHYHDLQRKPFYPALISYMSSGPVVAMVWEGPNVVCTSRAMIGHTNSAEAAPGTIRGDFSIHISRNVIHASDSVEGAQREIQLWFQSSELVDWADEGHHSSIYPA
- the NME4 gene encoding nucleoside diphosphate kinase, mitochondrial isoform X1 yields the protein MRGLSGRAALRGLMCRTRAPVASLLARSSSGGPSWTLERTLVAVKPDGVQRRLVGDVIQRFERRGFKLVGMKMLQAPESILAEHYHDLQRKPFYPALISYMSSGPVVAMVWEGPNVVCTSRAMIGHTNSAEAAPGTIRGDFSIHISSRGSADCPWDPQGARSRLSLGPPRCTLKPVSYLCHLAQECHPRQRLRGGGPEGDPAVVPEQ